From the genome of Scytonema hofmannii PCC 7110, one region includes:
- the rnc gene encoding ribonuclease III: MSLAYPRRQRQLESLVRKLGLPIAAPIKWQLLDLALTHPTVSESANYEQLEFVGDAVVRLVAAVVLWESYPDCSVGDFAAIRSVLVSDRILAQLAREYGLELYLLVAGSATSDKIGQESRLADAFEAVLGALYLSTQSLELIRSWLDPHFKQLTTEIRLDPARLNYKAALQEWTQAQYKVLPEYRVIEKTQPQHIQERFLAEVWLNGQKLGEGKGRSIKAAEQAAAKVAFLALNTQEKS, translated from the coding sequence ATGAGTCTTGCTTATCCACGCCGTCAAAGGCAGCTTGAAAGTTTAGTAAGAAAATTAGGTCTGCCAATAGCAGCTCCGATAAAGTGGCAACTGCTGGATTTAGCATTGACTCATCCCACAGTGTCTGAGTCAGCTAACTACGAACAGCTTGAGTTTGTTGGCGATGCTGTCGTTCGTTTGGTAGCAGCAGTTGTCTTGTGGGAAAGTTACCCAGATTGTTCAGTTGGAGATTTTGCAGCAATCCGTTCGGTACTGGTCAGCGATCGCATTCTTGCCCAACTAGCAAGAGAGTATGGTTTGGAGTTATACTTACTCGTCGCAGGAAGTGCTACATCTGACAAAATTGGTCAGGAATCTCGACTTGCAGATGCTTTTGAAGCAGTTTTAGGAGCACTTTATCTAAGTACTCAAAGTCTTGAACTGATTCGTTCTTGGCTCGATCCCCATTTTAAGCAACTTACTACGGAAATTCGTCTCGATCCCGCCAGACTAAACTATAAGGCTGCTCTACAAGAATGGACGCAAGCACAGTATAAGGTACTACCAGAATATCGAGTTATAGAGAAAACTCAACCACAACACATTCAAGAACGTTTCCTTGCAGAAGTATGGCTGAACGGACAAAAGCTTGGAGAAGGGAAAGGGCGTTCAATAAAAGCAGCAGAACAAGCAGCCGCAAAAGTTGCTTTTCTCGCACTCAACACTCAAGAAAAATCTTAG